A genomic segment from Zygotorulaspora mrakii chromosome 1, complete sequence encodes:
- the APL1 gene encoding Apl1p (similar to Saccharomyces cerevisiae APL1 (YJR005W); ancestral locus Anc_5.229): MSDHKIFTRYKANEIRAELQSFEVKKSKVSANKRKDGLKKIIANLTLGNYNEMAYLAPEILKFWKIEDDLEVKRICHEYVRSFGIVNPKNTVEALPFILNDLKNRNEKIQIMALKTLVAVPSAEFIDEASRIIPSFVNRRSVPPDVTRTAIYALKRLDEVNHDRVVECLPFLLELIQRENVDPIIHVAALNTLNSIHESNPNLQPLKLSMETAFNSLDLLQTLNEWDKALVLDALTISAVPGSHEDAYEMIDIVLPQLQHVNTFVALNAFKFIAYLLNYVDSVNESLIKRFSNSIISLLNKPPELQFLVLRNVILLLLSRDVPLLNLDVSYFFIEFTDPIFIKDTKLECLYLLANEETLPRILEELEQYATDIDIQMSRKAIRAIGNLAVKLKHHSASECVTALLDLLEFGVEYVVQEIISVFRNILRKHPSEFKSCIKDLVKYTDSVQEPESKNAMIWIITNYSDNMSNYLQIFQIFSSKFLEETLDVQFSILNSSVKFFVRDPNPKTEKICMQMLKSCTEDSNNPDLRNRAFMYWSLLSLAQTDKAHLLSNESLKNILDGELPVIELNTKLDPVILEELELNIGTIASIYLKPVSQIFRNTRPRYLLPSPALNKSRGQLKILHDTKNWNNLESLDTLHEDFSNNRSDKSAHKKSMMNDYDKPAETVNQLKGKRKSSSTSPSKLSRKPSMLVRKLSIRKPFS, from the coding sequence ATGTCGGATCATAAAATATTCACTCGGTATAAAGCCAATGAAATAAGGGCAGAATTGCAGAGTTTCGAAGTTAAGAAATCAAAGGTAAGTGCTAACAAAAGGAAGGAtggattgaaaaagataattGCTAATTTAACTTTGGGGAATTACAATGAAATGGCTTATTTGGCTCCtgaaatattgaaattttggaaaatcGAAGACGATTTAGAAGTCAAAAGAATTTGTCACGAATATGTAAGATCGTTTGGAATTGTTAACCCTAAAAATACAGTGGAGGCCTTACCTTTCATCCTAAATGATCTGAAGAAcagaaatgaaaaaatacaaattATGGCTCTGAAGACGTTAGTAGCTGTACCGTCTGCTGAATTTATTGATGAGGCATCCAGAATCATACCATCATTCGTTAATCGTCGATCCGTGCCTCCAGATGTCACTAGAACCGCCATTTACGCATTGAAGCGATTGGATGAAGTAAATCATGATAGAGTAGTGGAATGTTTACCATTTTTGTTGGAGTTGATCCAACGTGAAAATGTAGACCCCATTATTCATGTTGCTGCCTTAAACACACTAAATAGCATACATGAATCCAATCCAAATTTGCAGCCGCTCAAACTCAGCATGGAGACCGCTTTCAATTCATTAGATCTTTTACAGACTCTCAATGAATGGGACAAGGCATTGGTATTAGATGCTTTGACGATATCAGCTGTTCCGGGATCCCATGAGGATGCTTATGAAatgattgatattgtttTACCTCAACTCCAACATGTAAATACATTTGTTGCGCTAaatgctttcaaattcatcgCATACCTCTTGAATTACGTGGATAGCGTAAATGAAAGTCTGATCAAACGGTTTTCCAACTCAATTATTTCCCTACTGAACAAGCCACCGGAACTGCAATTTCTTGTTCTGCGAAATGTTATTTTACTGTTATTGAGTAGAGATGTAcctcttttgaatttggatgtttcatattttttcattgaatttaCTGATcctattttcatcaaggaTACTAAATTAGAATGCCTTTATTTACTAGCAAATGAGGAGACGTTGCCACGCATACTAGAGGAACTGGAGCAGTATGCCACTGATATTGATATTCAAATGTCTCGTAAAGCTATTAGAGCCATTGGTAATCTTGCAGTAAAGTTGAAGCATCATTCGGCTTCAGAATGTGTGACGGCCCTATTAgatcttttggaatttgGTGTTGAATATGTGGTCCAAGAAATAATATCGGTATTCAggaatattttgagaaaacaCCCCAGTGAATTCAAATCCTGTATTAAAGACCTGGTCAAGTACACGGACTCTGTGCAAGAACCAGAATCGAAAAATGCAATGATCTGGATCATTACAAATTATTCTGACAACATGTCGAATTATTTGCAAATATTCCAGATCTTTTCGTCCAagtttttggaagaaacaTTAGATGTGCAATTCTCAATATTGAACTCAAgtgtcaaattttttgtcaGAGATCCTAATCCCAAGactgaaaaaatatgcatGCAAATGCTTAAAAGTTGTACAGAAGACAGTAATAATCCGGATTTAAGAAATCGAGCATTCATGTATTGGAGCTTACTATCATTAGCTCAAACGGATAAGGCCCACCTGCTGTCAAATGAATCcttaaaaaatattttggatgGTGAACTACCAGTCATTGAACTAAACACAAAACTTGATCCAGTGATCCTCGAAGAGCTAGAGTTAAACATAGGAACAATTGCATCTATATACCTGAAACCTGTTTCGCAGATTTTCAGAAATACTCGGCCAAGGTATTTGTTGCCAAGTCCTGCGTTAAACAAGAGTAGGGGACAATTAAAAATACTACATGACACTAAAAATTGGAATAATTTAGAATCGCTAGATACTCTACAcgaagatttttcaaataacaGATCTGACAAGTCAGCGCACAAAAAGTCAATGATGAATGATTACGACAAGCCAGCAGAAACCGTTAATCAATTGAAAggtaaaagaaaatcaagcTCAACAAGTCCTTCGAAATTGTCACGTAAGCCTTCAATGTTAGTCCGGAAGTTATCAATCAGAAAACCATTTTCCTAA
- the SAG1 gene encoding Sag1p (similar to Saccharomyces cerevisiae SAG1 (YJR004C); ancestral locus Anc_5.225): MFSTSIRSAICLLWLAGIALAKTIDSISFSGLQYSPLTSYKFPHQGWTASFDFDISENVHQDDHFTMNFPLIYRIKFDGNDPSTIVSLNDGTKAFECYVSQQAAFLYNSTNFRCNAITDLSSYSSVSGSITFSFSFSSGGSIYPFELEDATQFHSGTMNVPLTEDLSAEITFDRGSFDGDIYTIGRTTTYDSLETYYLGMKCPNGYLLEGSQTINYDHNDGNYNLDCSSVQGYMAASFNDWLLPLEHKDSNAEVSCSSNTLAVKVHEADSGEMFWINALQSVSEGVNTVQHDVQMQYTCSDTIHNTIYSTQFHTIVEYVIYQGKAYATASVTSEAPTISPGSISATASQSSLFESLGPTSSSNPSKTISTVSSSISSTITSTISSVSPLSSSTPVDSFSNTTIFTTTTTSWTGNFTTTYSTFTGTSGSGNVFTEEIVYHVRIPTTSSSVFTQSTTTSTVLCSLCSRSSALSSTASPSDSTSTENLSAPKSTSMSSGTSTSKMVSLYTRSLSTSMVYPSSSSSSPSFVISSVLSSRKSLTPNSTLTKLTSTFTTSSTGSTSTFNSLVISSIPASSPGFPVVSTPSNSVLNSTSIGLPSILTSFSATVSTSSASTSNLLSSESEYSPFASTSSSSTYMHTSDTESVFSDTQASFVMSTSTAVATVSNSTVETTTLHGNSYSLSQSESIDRTFTEISSSILAYTEQSSTTIAGFTATYGVFSITNSLSSVITDSTGRVGSVSRAPLSSGTALSISQFLIGIETGKFVTTSTNLTNAESMKPLPSYTEIITITGQLSSSMSTTNTIVTGSPMSPTTVPVTENTRLTEASSPLVSMEELKSSSSPTLGTSEGWFSHISSVTASASSLTSHSSLSTTHSNSPSAITNGITDSLATAVTVTETTNSIRPFSLAHIPVSSQGPSPIYQGGASVQTAGKLFVLVYSFCSIFSYLLV, from the coding sequence atgttttcaacttcCATTCGTTCAGCAATTTGCCTCTTATGGCTAGCAGGGATTGCATTAGCAAAAACAATCGATTCAATTTCGTTCTCGGGCCTGCAATATTCTCCCTTGACTTCCTATAAGTTCCCTCATCAGGGCTGGACAGCctcttttgatttcgaTATCAGTGAAAATGTTCACCAAGACGATCACTTCACCATGAACTTTCCTTTGATTTATCGTATTAAGTTTGATGGAAATGATCCCAGCACGATTGTATCTTTAAATGATGGCACCAAAGCCTTCGAATGTTACGTTTCCCAGCAGGCTGCTTTTCTGTATAATTCAACAAACTTTAGATGCAATGCAATTACCGATCTTTCCTCATATTCTAGTGTTTCTGGCTCCATaaccttttcttttagcTTCAGCAGCGGTGGTTCGATTTATCCATTTGAACTGGAAGATGCTACTCAGTTTCATTCTGGCACAATGAATGTGCCTCTAACCGAAGACCTGTCAGCAGAAATAACATTTGACCGAGGCAGTTTTGATGGGGATATCTACACAATAGGACGCACAACTACTTACGATAGTTTAGAAACTTATTACTTGGGGATGAAATGTCCTAATGGCTACTTACTTGAAGGTTCACAGACTATTAACTACGATCATAATGATGGCAACTATAATTTGGATTGTTCTTCAGTTCAAGGCTACATGGCAGCTAGCTTCAACGATTGGTTATTGCCGCTGGAGCATAAGGATTCCAATGCAGAGGTGTCATGTTCGTCGAATACTCTTGCTGTTAAAGTTCACGAGGCTGATTCTGGAGAAATGTTCTGGATCAACGCCTTACAATCTGTATCTGAGGGCGTGAACACTGTACAACATGACGTCCAGATGCAATACACCTGTTCTGATACTATCCACAATACCATTTACAGTACTCAATTCCATACAATTGTTGAATATGTTATATACCAGGGGAAAGCATACGCAACCGCTTCTGTTACTAGTGAGGCACCAACAATTTCTCCAGGAAGTATATCCGCTACTGCGAGTCAGTCGTCCCTTTTTGAATCCCTCGGCCCGACAAGCTCTTCTAATCCCTCAAAAACGATCTCCACGgtatcttcatcaatttcttccaCTATCACGAGTACAATTTCATCAGTCAGCCCACTTAGCTCTTCTACTCCTGTAGACAGTTTCAGTAACACTACTATTTTTACCACAACGACCACCAGTTGGACGGGAAACTTCACCACTACCTATTCGACATTTACAGGAACAAGTGGAAGTGGAAACGTATTTACGGAAGAGATAGTGTACCATGTCAGGATACCTACtacttcttcttctgtttTCACACAATCTACAACTACGAGCACAGTTTTATGTTCCCTGTGTTCCCGCAGCTCGGCATTGAGCTCAACGGCCAGTCCGTCTGACTCTACATCAACCGAGAACCTTTCTGCGCCCAAATCGACCTCAATGTCGTCTGGAACTTCCACAAGCAAAATGGTTTCACTCTATACGCGCTCTCTAAGTACATCCATGGTATATCCATCAAGTTCAAGCTCTAGCCCCTCTTTCGTCATTTCAAGTGTACTGTCATCCAGGAAAAGCTTAACACCAAACTCTACCTTAACAAAACTCACATCAACGTTCACTACGTCTTCAACTGGTTCCACTTCAACATTTAACTCCTTAGTCATAAGTTCAATCCCGGCGTCATCTCCAGGATTTCCAGTAGTGTCCACGCCATCCAATTCCGTGCTAAATTCGACATCAATTGGATTGCCATCTATTTTGACATCTTTCTCAGCTACTGTTTCAACTTCATCGGCTTCCACGTCAAACTTGCTTTCGTCGGAGTCTGAATATTCCCCCTTCGCCTCAACATCATCCAGTTCGACATATATGCATACTTCGGATACAGAAAGTGTATTTAGCGATACACAGGCATCATTCGTCATGAGTACATCGACAGCAGTTGCAACAGTCTCAAATTCAACTGTTGAGACAACCACCTTGCATGGAAACTCGTACAGCTTGTCTCAATCAGAGTCAATTGATCGTACCTTTACCGAAATTTCCTCGAGCATTTTAGCCTATACAGAGCAAAGCAGCACAACAATAGCAGGCTTTACAGCAACTTACGGGGTTTTCAGCATTACCAACTCTTTATCCTCGGTAATTACGGATTCCACTGGGAGAGTTGGCTCTGTGAGCCGAGCACCATTGTCAAGTGGAACTGCACTCTCAATATCTCAATTCCTAATCGGCATTGAGACAGGAAAATTCGTCACAACATCCACGAATTTAACAAATGCTGAGTCAATGAAACCTCTTCCTAGCTACACTGAAATCATTACGATCACAGGTCAACTGAGCTCATCGATGAGTACCACAAATACAATTGTAACAGGTTCACCCATGTCCCCTACAACGGTCCCGGTCACCGAGAACACAAGGTTGACAGAGGCTTCAAGTCCTTTGGTAAGCatggaagaattgaaaagctcCTCTTCTCCAACACTGGGAACATCCGAAGGATGGTTCTCACACATTTCTTCCGTGACTGCCTCTGCATCTTCGCTTACAAGTCACTCCTCCTTATCGACGACTCACAGTAACAGTCCATCCGCAATCACAAACGGGATAACGGACAGCTTAGCGACTGCTGTCACAGTAACTGAGACTACAAATAGTATCAGGCCATTTTCTTTGGCGCACATCCCGGTGAGCTCGCAAGGCCCTTCCCCTATTTACCAAGGTGGTGCCTCCGTTCAAACTGCAGGAAAATTATTTGTTCTTGTCTATAGCTTTTGCAGCATTTTCAGCTATCTCCTAGTTTAG
- the MRX12 gene encoding Mrx12p (similar to Saccharomyces cerevisiae YJR003C; ancestral locus Anc_5.224), translated as MSINRRFLSQSLRILHSKRPNLSEVYVDLFEQQCFKSLRSQLPQHLDDLEPHQLSQSLNEIISKSGMSKKEASLIHNSLIQKLSKFEYGISTLHSKELQKIGESPNYNSIKEIIRNNPGRVLDSWELLFKYAPKLSDELLATALESIVSLNAVDKSEKRDFSTLAAAQCIILLDNISQKEVVKPELIEKLLIYALDNDLSYVLPSILSFGLSSLKVFESRYENVTPLQIFLLNKFCPFDLLKQSKSLLYKTIDILGRKATIEGNENELLHAEILIQDVSRLKLGIPSSWRVPDVVARPQDSSLAFLKLFDQIHTDKQDRNDFTVAQKLMRIFGTYRDNTKISLELYHSYLTSYPGFSHELMFETCLALAFQSYRTSNQTLLRYSEAFIPPDAHPSMLANIYCALILANSKFTVDESLEIYNNCIDQFSNENDPKTSISPQGMITESLILAYLSKAEIQFARVVFEGAVREGVIKGPTAIRRVKKLLSLYGDAIEKDELLNNMEQKVLSTLQTM; from the coding sequence ATGTCTATCAATAGGCGATTTCTCAGCCAGAGTTTAAGAATATTGCATTCCAAGAGGCCTAACTTGTCTGAAGTTTATGTCGACTTGTTCGAACAACAATGCTTCAAATCATTGCGGAGTCAGTTACCCCAGCATCTTGATGATTTGGAGCCACATCAGTTGTCTCAATCAttgaatgaaattattTCGAAAAGTGGCATGTCGAAGAAAGAGGCATCTCTTATTCACAATTCACTTATCCAGAAATTGAGCAAATTCGAATACGGTATAAGCACTCTTCACTCCAAAGAGCTTCAGAAGATTGGTGAGTCACCTAATTATAATTCAATCAAAGAGATCATCAGAAATAACCCTGGTAGAGTTTTAGACTCTTGGGAGCTTTTGTTCAAGTATGCCCCAAAACTTTCAGATGAGCTTCTAGCTACGGCCTTAGAAAGTATCGTTTCGCTTAACGCAGTAGACAAGAGTGAAAAGCGAGACTTTTCTACTCTAGCGGCGGCCCAGTGCATAATCTTATTAGATAATATATCCCAGAAGGAAGTGGTTAAACCAGAATTGATCGAGAAATTACTCATTTATGCACTAGACAACGACCTTTCCTATGTCTTACCatcaattttatcttttGGTCTTTCATCCCTAAAAGTTTTCGAAAGCAGATATGAAAATGTCACACCActtcagatttttctgttGAATAAATTCTGTCCatttgatcttttgaagCAGAGTAAAAGCCTTCTTTACAAAACTATTGACATTTTAGGACGGAAAGCCACGATAGAGGGAAACGAGAACGAGTTGCTACACGCAGAAATATTGATTCAGGACGTCAGCCGGTTAAAATTGGGAATTCCCTCCAGTTGGAGAGTCCCTGATGTGGTAGCAAGACCGCAAGATAGCTCCCTGGCATTTTTGAAGCTCTTTGATCAAATACATACTGACAAACAGGACAGAAATGATTTTACTGTAGCTCAAAAGTTGATGAGAATATTTGGCACCTATAGAGATAATACCAAGATAAGTCTTGAGCTGTATCATTCTTACTTAACAAGTTATCCCGGCTTTTCTCATGAACTTATGTTCGAGACGTGCTTGGCTCTTGCATTTCAAAGTTATAGAACCTCAAATCAGACTCTACTGAGGTACTCGGAGGCTTTTATACCGCCAGATGCACATCCAAGTATGTTGGCAAATATATACTGTGCTCTAATATTGGCCAACTCCAAGTTCACTGTCGATGAGTCTCTTGAAATCTACAACAATTGCATTGATCAATTCAGTAATGAGAATGACCCGAAGACCAGCATATCACCACAAGGTATGATAACAGAATCTCTCATTCTTGCCTATTTGTCGAAAGCAGAGATACAATTCGCCCGTGTTGTCTTCGAAGGTGCTGTCAGAGAGGGTGTCATCAAAGGCCCAACAGCTATTAGGAGAGTCAAGAAGCTGTTGTCATTATACGGTGATGCTATAGAGAAAGATGAATTACTGAACAACATGGAACAGAAAGTTTTGAGCACTTTGCAAACCATGTAG
- the NOC3 gene encoding Noc3p (similar to Saccharomyces cerevisiae NOC3 (YLR002C); ancestral locus Anc_5.222) produces the protein MSRRKRSQEAARERAAKRIKEQDALLDNHLFQNAMDIPEDNTTEYYEENPQNPQNPIDKLWDDEEQDYEMKPRKLQGYEEDVVEGLPIKINGKVERKMLKKNSPKNEEDNMESDEASDDATSDNSGSDIDGGDEPNEEVDTEEKIVQLKEEIAELVENIMEEPEENVSSLSRLCRMSESRNPNTCKFSMLALVPVFKSIIPGYRIRPLTETEKRERVSRDVAKLRNFEQTLVSCYKNYIENLKKLSKVPNSEVKVKVSLGILATQAANELASNGAHFNFRKEVFSILIRRVSKPNLSADPIAAKTIKTLELLLSEDDDGLISFDIVQILCKTVKLRKYNVEESVLNILLSLDILQDYDPNTKAEKEASQVKLKKKDRVHLSKKQKKARKEMKQIEEEMEKAEQAVTAEEREKNQGEILKLVLSLYLNTLKFEISSLVAPVLEGLVKFGNMANFELLGDFLEVMKELLLDAKKDALSPSEIRKTVLLIVGAFSIVSNQNQMKVHIDLSVFVDGLYALLPYISLDADIELSHKSLRLADPLNNEILKPLVNHSTTAELLLKALDHIFFRSRSGTKLRALAFTKRIYTCVAQTPEKTSIALLKFLEKLINRYPEVGALYSTDDRVGNGNFNMEADNVFRSNAEGAILWENNILVHHYCPVVAQGLRSLANRSKEFAK, from the coding sequence ATGTCGAGGAGAAAGAGGTCTCAGGAAGCTGCCAGAGAGCGCGCTGCAAAGCGTATTAAAGAGCAGGATGCATTATTGGATAATCATCTGTTTCAAAATGCAATGGATATTCCAGAGGATAATACAACTGAATATTATGAAGAGAATCCTCAAAATCCTCAAAATCCAATTGATAAGCTATGGGATGATGAGGAACAGGACTACGAGATGAAACCACGAAAACTACAAGGatatgaagaagatgttgTTGAAGGTCTTccaataaaaataaatggtaaagtggaaagaaaaatgctaAAGAAGAACTCCCCCAAGAATGAAGAGGATAATATGGAGTCCGATGAAGCATCTGATGATGCGACCTCTGATAATAGCGGTTCAGATATAGATGGTGGAGATGAACCTAATGAGGAAGTAGACACCGAAGAAAAGATAGTCCAgttgaaggaagaaatcGCAGAGTTGGTGGAGAATATTATGGAAGAACCTGAAGAAAACGTTTCGTCATTGTCGCGTCTTTGCAGAATGTCGGAATCAAGAAATCCAAATACTTGCAAGTTTTCGATGTTGGCGTTAGTCCCGGTTTTCAAGAGTATCATACCTGGGTACAGAATAAGGCCACTGACGGAAACAGAGAAACGAGAAAGAGTTTCTAGAGATGTTGCAAAACTTAGAAACTTTGAACAGACACTTGTTTCATGTTATAAGAACTATATcgagaatttgaaaaagctgtCAAAAGTCCCAAATAGTGAGGTTAAAGTCAAAGTTTCTTTGGGTATCCTTGCCACTCAAGCAGCTAATGAGCTAGCATCGAATGGAGCACATTTCAACTTCAGAAAGGAggtattttcaatattaaTTCGCCGCGTCAGTAAGCCAAATTTGTCCGCTGACCCTATTGCCGCAAAGACAATCAAAACTCTGGAGTTATTACTAAGCGAAGACGATGATGgtttgatttcatttgatattgttcaaattctttgtaAAACAGTAAAGCTGAGGAAATATAATGTTGAAGAGTCCGTTCTTAACATATTACTTTCTCTAGATATTCTACAAGATTATGATCCTAACACGAAGGCAGAAAAGGAGGCTTCTCAAGttaaattgaagaagaaagataGGGTACActtatcaaagaagcagaagaaagcaagaaaagaaatgaaacaaatcgaggaagaaatggaaaaagcAGAACAGGCAGTTACGgctgaagaaagagaaaagaatcaaggagaaattttgaaattggtcCTTTCCTTATACTTGAATACCCtgaagtttgaaatttcgTCACTTGTGGCCCCCGTCTTGGAGGGTCTCGTTAAGTTTGGGAACATGGCCAATTTCGAACTTCTGGGCGATTTCCTAGAAGTTATGAAAGAGCTTCTTCTAGATGCAAAAAAGGATGCTTTATCACCCTCAGAAATCAGAAAAACAGTTCTCCTTATCGTCGGTGCTTTCTCCATCGTATcgaatcaaaatcaaatgaaagtTCACATAGATCTTTCGGTGTTTGTTGACGGCCTGTATGCTTTGCTACCATACATATCATTGGATGCCGACATAGAACTCTCTCATAAGTCTTTACGCTTGGCTGATCCACTCAacaatgaaattttaaagCCTTTGGTGAATCATTCAACTACGGCTGAACTACTTCTGAAAGCTCTTGATCACATATTTTTTAGATCAAGATCTGGTACAAAACTGAGAGCACTTGcttttacaaaaagaatatatacatGTGTTGCACAAACGCCAGAAAAAACCTCAATCGCTCTcctgaaatttttggaaaaactgATTAATAGGTATCCGGAAGTTGGAGCATTATATTCGACTGACGATAGGGTTGGAAATGGAAATTTCAACATGGAGGCTGATAATGTCTTCAGAAGCAATGCAGAAGGAGCGATTCTATGGGAAAACAACATTTTGGTTCATCATTATTGTCCAGTAGTAGCTCAAGGCTTACGTTCTTTAGCAAATCGTTCTAAGGAGTTCGCGAAGTAG
- the MPP10 gene encoding rRNA-processing protein MPP10 (similar to Saccharomyces cerevisiae MPP10 (YJR002W); ancestral locus Anc_5.221), with protein sequence MSNFFKTLQASPADVISLDSFEALQSVKSHVDEVINLYKKSEPTKKTDFEEITITGLDARQVWWQTKMVLDDVEADLLEKIDDLRNVIDSTSSDEDEELKEVLEGREGYESTNSRSEDAYESDRSSEILESSGEEQKEELQEENEVTSEEAVADKLQFEQQEPYEDEGKHTFRLSQDLKEGAAMESGQEAVGEKEPEAKTDKYGLNDDFFNFNEFNRQTLEAEENSGSTDGTDESIDYFEDVPSDEDEEAIYYEDFFDKPASKNVSTKSQRGSEEMQEDLTNADYQSALKFAKLDLFAEDEDVSDEEDNSKEYEEKHSSHQKQQSRIQMQIEELEKEAVAEKKWALKGEVKAQDRPEDALLTEEIEFDRTAKPVPVITAEVTESLEDMIRRRIKDENFDDLQRRVLVDLTARSRKPQFELSDQKSSKSLADIYEDDYKHVSQDATITEELKKSHDEISELFTNLNYKLDALSSAHFIPKPPQKSLEVRVETDAITMEDAQPLSMSSASALAPQEIYSVGKSDNSNEIRLKDGTTMAKDEMSRENKSRLRRAIKRKRSKAIKDHQSKPNKQSKKESAIETLSRAKNVTVIDKKGGKSDVRGNIKSSSTSLNNHGHQIKL encoded by the coding sequence ATgtctaattttttcaaaactttacAAGCAAGCCCGGCAGATGTGATTTCCTTGGACTCGTTTGAAGCTTTACAATCAGTCAAATCTCATGTTGATGAAGTTATCAatctttacaaaaagaGTGAACCAACAAAGAAGACTGATTTCGAAGAAATTACTATTACTGGCCTAGATGCCAGACAAGTATGGTGGCAAACGAAAATGGTCCTAGACGATGTGGAAGCCGATCTGTTGGAGAAAATAGATGACCTCAGAAATGTGATAGATTCCACCAGTAGCGATGAAGACGAGGAGCTAAAAGAGGTGTTAGAAGGGAGAGAAGGGTACGAATCCACGAATTCGAGAAGTGAAGATGCATATGAAAGTGATCGATCTTCAGAAATACTTGAAAGCTCAGGGGAAGAgcagaaagaagaattacaagaagaaaacgaaGTTACCTCTGAGGAAGCAGTAGCAGATAAATTGCAGTTTGAACAGCAGGAACCATATGAGGACGAAGGTAAGCATACTTTTAGACTTTCTCAGGATCTAAAGGAAGGCGCCGCTATGGAATCAGGTCAGGAAGCAGTTGGCGAAAAGGAGCCAGAGGCCAAGACGGATAAATATGGGCTGAATGacgatttcttcaatttcaatgagTTCAATAGACAGACTTTGGAGGCTGAAGAAAATAGCGGTTCGACTGATGGTACCGATGAATCTATTgattattttgaagatgtgccatcagatgaagatgaggaagcTATTTACtatgaagatttttttgataaaccagcatcaaaaaatgtCAGCACCAAAAGCCAAAGGGGCAGTGAAGAGATGCAAGAAGATTTGACAAATGCTGATTATCAAAGTGCTCTAAAATTTGCCAAATTAGATTTATTtgcagaagatgaagacgTATCAGACGAAGAAGACAACAGTAAAGAGTATGAAGAAAAGCATTCTTCCCATCAAAAGCAGCAATCAAGAATCCAAATGCAgattgaagaattggaaaaggaAGCTGTTGCAGAGAAAAAGTGGGCCTTGAAAGGTGAGGTTAAAGCGCAGGATCGCCCGGAGGATGCGTTGTTGACTGAGGAGATTGAATTTGACAGGACAGCAAAGCCAGTACCTGTGATCACAGCTGAAGTCACAGAATCTTTAGAAGACATGATCAGACGAAGAATTAAAGacgaaaattttgatgatctcCAAAGAAGAGTGCTGGTTGACTTAACTGCCCGTTCAAGGAAACCTCAATTTGAGCTAAGTGATCAAAAGTCGTCTAAATCTCTCGCGGATATCTACGAAGATGATTACAAACATGTATCACAGGATGCTACCATCACCGAAGAGCTCAAAAAATCTCATGATGAAATATCGGAACTTTTCACAAATCTTAACTATAAATTAGATGCATTGTCATCAGCACATTTTATCCCCAAACCTCCACAGAAATCACTAGAGGTTAGGGTAGAGACCGATGCTATTACAATGGAGGATGCTCAACCATTAAGTATGTCGTCAGCTTCAGCCCTAGCTCCTCAAGAAATATATTCTGTTGGGAAATCTGATAATTCGAATGAAATCAGACTCAAGGATGGAACTACCATGGCGAAGGATGAAATGAGCAGAGAAAATAAAAGCAGGTTACGCAGAGCAATTAAAAGAAAGAGGTCGAAAGCTATCAAAGACCATCAAAGCAAGCCTAATAAGCAAAGTAAAAAGGAATCCGCCATCGAGACACTTTCCAGAGCGAAAAATGTTACTGTCATAGATAAAAAGGGAGGTAAGAGCGATGTTAGGGGCAATATCAAGAGCTCTTCGACTTCACTTAATAACCATGGTCATCAAATTAAATTGTAG